One Myxococcales bacterium genomic window carries:
- a CDS encoding sigma 54-interacting transcriptional regulator has product MPVDDLRSGTWVTYVGGRATGLRLRRCRVEVTAGPDAGLIRDLEAPVIRIGARRGNDVQLSDAKVSGLHCEIRLDDRGYRLRDLDSTNGTFVGGIRINDVYVQPGAQIAVGSTRMKFEPLGESVELEISERDRLGGMLGRSVKMRELFARLEKLAASDTTVLITGETGVGKELAAECVHDLSPRVKGPFVVVDCGSIPPTLIESELFGHERGAFTGATASYAGAFERAHGGTVFLDELGELPLAMQPKLLRVLEAKEVRRVGGQKTFNVDIRIVAATNRDLGVEVNRGRFREDLFYRLAVARIVVPPLRERKEDIPLLIEGILATTPGGEGAYIAAETIDLMMKHDWPGNVRELRNVIERAVLLAEPPENAAQLRRAPAPQPPPRTDHTPSTTASSPDATMTVPVDIATPFKAAKGNVVSEFERRYISKLLAHHDGNISAAARAAGIDRMSIHKMLHRLGLANPGRDDGPPAFDVSDATED; this is encoded by the coding sequence ATGCCGGTCGACGACCTGCGCTCTGGAACCTGGGTCACCTACGTCGGCGGCCGCGCCACCGGCCTGCGCCTGCGCCGGTGTCGGGTCGAGGTCACGGCCGGCCCCGACGCCGGCCTCATCCGCGACCTCGAGGCGCCGGTCATCCGCATCGGCGCCCGCCGCGGCAACGACGTGCAGCTGTCCGACGCCAAGGTGTCGGGGCTGCACTGCGAGATCCGGCTCGACGACCGCGGCTACCGGCTGCGCGATCTCGACTCGACCAACGGCACGTTCGTCGGCGGCATCCGCATCAACGACGTCTACGTCCAGCCCGGCGCGCAGATCGCGGTCGGCTCGACGCGGATGAAGTTCGAGCCGCTCGGCGAGTCGGTCGAGCTGGAGATCTCCGAGCGCGATCGCCTGGGCGGCATGCTCGGCCGCTCGGTCAAGATGCGCGAGCTGTTCGCGCGGCTCGAGAAGCTCGCCGCCAGCGACACCACCGTGCTGATCACCGGCGAGACCGGGGTCGGCAAGGAGCTGGCCGCCGAGTGCGTGCACGACCTGTCGCCGCGCGTGAAGGGCCCGTTCGTGGTCGTCGACTGCGGCTCGATCCCGCCGACCCTGATCGAGAGCGAGCTGTTCGGGCACGAGCGCGGCGCGTTCACCGGCGCCACCGCGAGCTACGCCGGCGCGTTCGAGCGCGCCCACGGCGGCACGGTCTTCCTCGACGAGCTCGGCGAGCTACCGCTGGCGATGCAGCCCAAGCTCCTGCGCGTGCTCGAGGCCAAGGAGGTGCGGCGGGTCGGCGGCCAGAAGACGTTCAACGTCGACATCCGCATCGTCGCCGCCACCAACCGCGACCTCGGGGTCGAGGTCAACCGTGGCCGGTTCCGCGAGGACCTGTTCTACCGCCTCGCCGTCGCGCGGATCGTCGTGCCGCCGCTGCGCGAGCGCAAGGAGGACATCCCGCTGCTCATCGAGGGCATCCTGGCCACGACGCCCGGCGGCGAGGGCGCGTACATCGCGGCCGAGACCATCGATCTGATGATGAAGCACGACTGGCCCGGCAACGTCCGCGAGCTGCGCAACGTGATCGAGCGCGCGGTGCTCCTGGCCGAGCCGCCCGAGAACGCCGCGCAGCTGCGCCGGGCGCCCGCGCCGCAGCCGCCGCCGCGGACCGATCACACGCCGTCGACGACGGCGTCGTCGCCCGACGCCACGATGACCGTGCCGGTCGACATCGCGACGCCGTTCAAGGCCGCCAAGGGCAACGTCGTGTCCGAGTTCGAGCGCCGCTACATCTCGAAGCTCCTGGCCCACCACGACGGCAACATCTCG